A single window of Nocardia sp. NBC_01327 DNA harbors:
- the eccB gene encoding type VII secretion protein EccB, which yields MTTRAQVNGYRFLLRRLDHALIRRDVRMLHDPMRSQFRSLMVGAVLALLVVAGATILAFIKPQGSIGDANIVMGKDSGALYVVVRDKDDKTKMTMHPVLNLASARLISGTNESPTSVKDSKLNSVPRGPILGIPGAPAALPGSSQGDRSQWTLCDAVQLSATGGSASSAGSITTAIAGGLELSARIKPADAGTALFVRKGDKTYLIYDGKRAEVDSQNTVMTRSLNLTGQRPRPATTGLLGAAIEVPPLVSPTIPNAGSSGPGRLNGMPVGGVISVAGLGSVDKSELYVVLSDGVQRISAFTAQMIRNSNSQGMDEIKSVPPDLLDGIPVVHSLPVDDFPAAVPKIISAEDNPIACISWSKTKATGLMESDAAEGPTDRSAISVLVGTRLPLSESAVPVTLATADGTGDRIDNVYVPPSSGEFVRSTGLEPGSLRRDSLFYVADNGIRYGIPDLQTAQILGLGTTPRLAPWSVIGQLVTGPTLSKADALVSRDALPTGQ from the coding sequence TTGACCACTCGTGCCCAGGTCAATGGGTACCGTTTCCTGCTGCGGCGTCTCGACCACGCGCTGATTCGCCGCGATGTGCGTATGCTGCATGATCCGATGCGATCGCAATTTCGGTCGCTGATGGTCGGCGCGGTACTGGCCCTTCTGGTTGTGGCGGGCGCGACCATCCTGGCTTTCATCAAGCCGCAGGGCTCTATCGGCGATGCAAATATCGTGATGGGCAAGGACAGCGGCGCACTCTATGTCGTGGTGCGGGACAAAGACGACAAAACCAAGATGACAATGCACCCGGTGCTGAATCTGGCCTCCGCACGCCTGATTTCGGGAACCAACGAGAGTCCGACATCGGTCAAGGACAGCAAACTCAATTCGGTACCGCGCGGCCCGATACTGGGTATTCCAGGGGCTCCGGCGGCTCTCCCCGGTTCCAGCCAAGGCGATCGATCACAGTGGACGCTGTGCGATGCCGTGCAGCTGTCGGCCACCGGCGGCTCAGCTTCCTCGGCGGGTTCGATAACCACCGCCATCGCGGGTGGACTCGAACTCAGTGCACGGATCAAGCCTGCCGACGCCGGCACGGCGCTCTTTGTTCGCAAGGGCGACAAGACGTATCTGATCTACGATGGCAAGCGCGCTGAGGTCGACTCGCAGAACACCGTCATGACTCGCTCCCTGAACCTGACGGGACAGCGCCCGAGGCCGGCGACAACCGGTCTGCTGGGTGCCGCTATCGAAGTGCCGCCGCTGGTTTCGCCGACGATTCCGAACGCGGGCTCGTCCGGCCCAGGTCGGCTCAACGGCATGCCGGTAGGCGGTGTAATCAGCGTCGCAGGGCTCGGCAGTGTGGATAAATCGGAGCTTTACGTTGTGCTTTCCGATGGCGTACAACGTATTTCGGCATTCACCGCCCAGATGATCCGAAACTCCAACTCGCAGGGCATGGACGAGATCAAGTCGGTGCCGCCGGATCTGCTCGACGGCATCCCGGTGGTGCACTCGCTGCCGGTCGACGACTTCCCGGCCGCGGTACCGAAGATCATTTCCGCGGAGGACAATCCGATTGCCTGTATCTCCTGGTCGAAGACCAAGGCGACCGGTTTGATGGAATCCGATGCGGCCGAGGGCCCCACCGACCGCTCCGCGATCTCGGTGCTCGTTGGCACCCGGCTCCCTCTATCTGAATCCGCAGTACCGGTTACGCTGGCTACTGCCGACGGCACGGGCGACCGCATCGACAATGTCTACGTCCCGCCCAGCAGCGGTGAATTCGTCCGTTCCACCGGCCTGGAACCGGGCAGTCTGCGCCGGGACAGCCTTTTCTATGTGGCAGACAATGGAATCCGCTACGGCATACCGGATCTGCAGACCGCCCAGATTCTCGGTCTGGGCACCACGCCCCGGCTCGCTCCGTGGTCGGTTATCGGGCAGCTCGTTACCGGGCCCACCCTGAGCAAGGCGGATGCGCTGGTCAGTCGCGATGCGCTGCCGACTGGCCAATGA
- a CDS encoding ESX secretion-associated protein EspG, with the protein MTTLTNDSVVTLAAQLGVQTLPLVLSVGPQQDSYDELALAHEQARAELLAARVLDPRGDVEPGIATALFVLAQPDRELAVRIFTGDGQVRVCLARRGEEHVLAVRRGDSIEIRSLWSDGSGESLARPVLDALGPHPPADVASFSALSSDLAERFDTAMTSEDYASSVYSLGVPDTDATLYGLALSSCHSYAEAVAYAYADGVTDRSPGAVVVYDTARGRIVAAPGVAPDQQVWSTLTPGSDHRVAQAIAGLIESLPGGRWLP; encoded by the coding sequence ATGACGACTCTCACCAATGACAGCGTGGTCACACTCGCCGCGCAGCTCGGCGTGCAGACCCTGCCGCTGGTCTTATCGGTAGGGCCGCAACAGGATTCGTACGACGAACTGGCCCTTGCGCACGAGCAAGCGCGCGCCGAGCTGCTTGCCGCTCGCGTTCTGGATCCCCGCGGTGATGTCGAACCGGGCATAGCCACAGCGCTGTTCGTGCTCGCGCAGCCGGATCGTGAACTGGCAGTGCGTATTTTCACCGGCGACGGTCAGGTGCGGGTATGCCTGGCACGGCGCGGTGAAGAGCATGTGCTGGCGGTCCGGCGAGGCGACAGTATCGAGATCCGATCCCTGTGGTCGGACGGATCGGGTGAATCACTCGCCCGCCCGGTACTCGATGCCCTCGGTCCCCACCCGCCCGCGGACGTCGCCAGCTTCAGCGCCCTGTCTTCGGACCTGGCCGAACGCTTCGACACCGCAATGACTTCGGAGGATTACGCGAGCTCCGTCTACAGCCTCGGCGTCCCCGACACCGATGCCACGCTCTACGGCCTCGCACTCTCCTCCTGCCATTCCTACGCCGAAGCGGTGGCCTACGCCTACGCCGACGGCGTCACAGACCGATCACCCGGAGCCGTCGTGGTGTACGACACCGCACGAGGCCGCATTGTGGCCGCCCCGGGGGTCGCACCGGATCAGCAAGTCTGGTCCACGTTGACACCGGGCAGTGATCACCGTGTCGCGCAAGCGATTGCGGGGCTGATCGAATCGCTGCCTGGGGGGAGGTGGCTGCCGTGA
- a CDS encoding WXG100 family type VII secretion target, which produces MVASEHEVAQKAQTHMADVVTTIKAILDKVTQSVDAARKGWQGDANASFVTATSNWDGEAARLNGILNDMQDKVGQGTIHFRNMDSENESGFKTLTNLV; this is translated from the coding sequence ATGGTTGCATCCGAACACGAAGTTGCCCAAAAGGCGCAGACCCACATGGCCGACGTGGTTACCACGATCAAGGCCATCCTCGACAAGGTTACCCAGTCCGTGGACGCCGCACGGAAGGGCTGGCAGGGCGATGCGAACGCGTCGTTCGTCACCGCTACCTCGAACTGGGATGGCGAAGCTGCGCGGCTGAACGGAATCCTCAACGACATGCAGGACAAGGTCGGCCAGGGCACCATCCACTTCCGGAACATGGACTCCGAGAACGAATCCGGTTTCAAGACCCTGACCAATCTCGTCTGA